A single genomic interval of Aureliella helgolandensis harbors:
- a CDS encoding ArsR/SmtB family transcription factor: MATKTENKPTPDGDPAAFVQAAECLKTLAHPVRMRIVQLLLNGRYAVGELAEDCGIPDNVASEHLRLMQRCGFFTSEREGRRVYYQVAEPHLANIMKCVENRFLKN; encoded by the coding sequence ATGGCGACGAAAACCGAGAACAAGCCCACACCCGACGGCGATCCGGCGGCGTTTGTCCAGGCGGCGGAATGCCTCAAGACGCTAGCGCATCCAGTGCGAATGAGGATCGTGCAGCTGCTGCTCAACGGACGTTACGCAGTTGGCGAACTGGCTGAGGACTGCGGCATTCCTGATAACGTGGCTTCCGAACATCTGCGACTGATGCAACGCTGCGGCTTTTTTACTAGTGAACGGGAAGGTCGAAGGGTCTACTACCAAGTCGCCGAGCCGCATCTGGCCAACATCATGAAGTGTGTGGAAAATCGGTTCCTGAAGAACTGA
- a CDS encoding rhodanese-like domain-containing protein, which produces MSHNPTISAQVLAELDGQGEVEIIDVRTPIEFREVRAAKAKNIPLDILEPHAVMKLRNCAADEPIYVICKGGTRGAKAQQKFIDAGFTSVINVEGGTEAWVKAGLPVVRGKKAVSLERQVRITAGFLVLIGALLGIFVHPYYAAISAFVGAGLVFAGITNSCVMGMMLAKMPWNQCKDGACSV; this is translated from the coding sequence ATGTCACACAATCCAACAATTTCCGCACAGGTGCTCGCAGAACTTGATGGGCAGGGCGAAGTGGAGATCATTGACGTTCGCACCCCAATCGAGTTCCGAGAAGTCCGGGCTGCAAAGGCTAAAAATATTCCGCTGGATATCCTTGAACCGCATGCAGTAATGAAGCTGAGGAACTGCGCTGCGGATGAGCCCATTTATGTAATTTGCAAAGGCGGTACGCGAGGAGCGAAGGCACAGCAAAAGTTCATCGATGCAGGTTTCACCAGCGTCATTAACGTCGAAGGTGGAACCGAGGCTTGGGTCAAAGCTGGTTTGCCCGTGGTGCGCGGTAAGAAGGCGGTGTCGCTCGAGCGGCAGGTGCGGATCACAGCCGGTTTCCTAGTGCTCATCGGCGCGCTGCTCGGCATCTTTGTGCATCCCTACTACGCCGCAATTTCAGCTTTTGTGGGCGCCGGTCTAGTATTTGCAGGCATCACCAATAGCTGCGTGATGGGAATGATGCTCGCAAAAATGCCGTGGAATCAGTGTAAGGATGGAGCATGTTCAGTCTAG
- a CDS encoding sulfite exporter TauE/SafE family protein: MFSLAVLFGGVVGFALGLTGGGGGVFAVPLLVYGLAVAPREAVGISLASVGGIALAGVLPRLWRGEVELRTGLLFAIAGMIGAPIGTYLSTLFPETALLVMFGGLMLVVAWRMWAKTRNPELVTGVCRTEDLATVDASACQRDRDGTLRLTSNCARLLVMVGLLTGVLSGMFGVGGGFVIVPALVLFSGMEIHRAVGTSLLVIFLISISGVTSYVAAGRDLSLDTTLQFLIGGLVGIWLGGLVAKKLKGPTLQKVFASAVVLVAVFVIVKTVIL; encoded by the coding sequence ATGTTCAGTCTAGCGGTTCTATTCGGTGGCGTGGTCGGATTTGCACTGGGCCTTACCGGTGGTGGTGGCGGGGTATTCGCCGTGCCGCTGTTGGTCTACGGACTGGCTGTCGCACCGCGAGAAGCCGTTGGCATTTCACTGGCGTCCGTCGGTGGGATTGCCCTGGCGGGTGTCTTGCCACGCTTGTGGCGAGGTGAAGTGGAACTGCGCACGGGATTGCTATTCGCTATCGCCGGGATGATCGGCGCGCCAATCGGCACCTACCTCTCAACACTGTTTCCTGAGACCGCGCTGTTGGTGATGTTTGGCGGTTTGATGCTGGTCGTAGCCTGGCGGATGTGGGCGAAGACTCGCAATCCGGAGTTAGTGACAGGCGTTTGTAGGACCGAGGATCTGGCCACGGTGGATGCCTCGGCCTGCCAGCGTGATCGAGACGGAACGCTCCGGTTAACCTCCAACTGTGCTCGACTGCTGGTGATGGTTGGATTGTTGACAGGAGTTTTGTCAGGAATGTTCGGAGTTGGGGGCGGCTTCGTCATCGTGCCTGCCTTGGTGTTGTTCAGCGGAATGGAGATTCACCGGGCGGTGGGAACGTCGTTGCTCGTAATCTTCCTCATCAGTATCAGCGGTGTCACGTCGTACGTGGCGGCTGGCCGAGATCTGTCGCTGGATACGACCCTGCAGTTCCTCATCGGGGGCTTGGTCGGCATTTGGCTTGGCGGCCTGGTCGCCAAGAAACTGAAAGGCCCAACGTTGCAAAAGGTGTTCGCGTCAGCAGTGGTGTTGGTCGCGGTATTCGTCATCGTCAAAACCGTAATTCTGTAA
- a CDS encoding MBL fold metallo-hydrolase: MLLKYFYDRSLAHASYMVGCQRAQVAVVVDPGRDIDQYLEMADREGLKLIAIAETHIHADYVSGARELAERVGAKLYVSDEGPQEWKYLFADQYDHQLLKDGDSFMIGNIKFDVLRTPGHTPESISFLLTDQGGAADKPMGIFTGDFVFVGSIGRPDLLEEAAGLANTAEPGARDLFQSAQRFKQLPDYLQIWPAHGAGSACGKGLGAIPSSTVGYEKLFNPALQFTDEEEFVKYILSDQPEAPKYFAVMKRVNKEGPAVIGDRGLPESQPLDNLSSVLDSSTIIDLSPADQFANGHVPRSLNIPLSMLAGWAGWIVDYSKPAYLIADPSQLSEATRILRKIGLDDVRGYFDASKLRQAGLASESYETATPTELASRIESGEVHLVDVRSNSEWNSSRIKQADHKFLGRLPDNVAELEEGKPIVTQCQAGGRSAIAASILQASGLQVINMTGGFAAWTAAGLSVDTSTANVACNTGSAPCA, translated from the coding sequence ATGTTACTCAAATACTTTTACGACAGATCACTGGCACATGCTTCCTACATGGTCGGCTGCCAGCGTGCCCAGGTAGCCGTGGTTGTTGACCCCGGCCGAGACATCGACCAGTACCTCGAAATGGCCGACCGCGAAGGCCTCAAGCTGATCGCGATCGCGGAAACGCACATCCATGCCGATTACGTCTCCGGCGCTCGTGAATTAGCAGAGCGGGTCGGTGCGAAGCTCTATGTTTCCGATGAAGGTCCACAGGAATGGAAGTATCTGTTCGCGGATCAATACGATCATCAACTGCTCAAGGATGGCGACTCCTTCATGATCGGCAATATCAAATTCGATGTCCTTCGAACTCCAGGGCATACACCGGAAAGCATCTCGTTTCTGCTGACCGACCAAGGCGGGGCGGCTGACAAACCAATGGGTATTTTCACCGGGGATTTCGTCTTTGTCGGTTCAATTGGACGTCCCGATTTGCTAGAAGAAGCAGCGGGTCTAGCCAACACGGCAGAACCCGGGGCCCGCGATCTATTTCAATCCGCCCAACGCTTTAAGCAGCTTCCCGACTACCTGCAAATCTGGCCTGCCCATGGTGCGGGCAGCGCGTGCGGCAAGGGCTTGGGTGCCATCCCGTCCTCGACCGTCGGCTACGAAAAACTATTCAATCCGGCCTTGCAGTTCACCGACGAAGAAGAGTTCGTCAAATACATCCTGTCCGATCAGCCAGAGGCGCCCAAGTACTTCGCAGTGATGAAGCGAGTCAACAAAGAGGGCCCCGCGGTCATCGGAGATCGGGGATTGCCCGAATCGCAGCCCCTCGACAACCTAAGTTCCGTGTTGGATTCGTCAACAATCATTGATCTATCCCCGGCGGACCAATTTGCGAATGGCCATGTGCCGCGGTCCCTGAACATCCCGCTCAGTATGCTCGCCGGCTGGGCGGGCTGGATTGTGGATTATTCTAAACCAGCTTACCTCATTGCCGATCCAAGCCAGCTTTCCGAAGCAACTCGCATCCTGCGGAAAATTGGGCTGGATGACGTCAGGGGATATTTCGACGCATCAAAGCTCCGCCAAGCAGGCCTCGCATCCGAGAGCTACGAAACAGCCACTCCCACCGAACTCGCTTCGCGCATCGAATCGGGGGAGGTACACCTCGTGGATGTGCGTTCGAACAGCGAATGGAACTCAAGTCGCATTAAGCAGGCGGACCACAAGTTCCTTGGCAGATTGCCAGATAACGTGGCCGAGCTCGAGGAAGGCAAACCAATCGTAACGCAGTGCCAAGCCGGAGGCCGCTCGGCTATCGCGGCCAGTATTTTGCAAGCCAGTGGACTGCAAGTCATCAACATGACCGGTGGCTTTGCCGCTTGGACGGCAGCCGGTCTCTCGGTGGACACGTCAACAGCCAACGTCGCTTGCAATACCGGTTCAGCACCTTGCGCCTAA
- a CDS encoding DsrE family protein → MHTRTMFTASSILLITATLFAGIAQAQPGQGRGPGQGRGFGQGRGPGGGPGRHGQDDRHAADHEILQFLLKNHKQIQRDVKELPNGVETLTESADATLAAKIQEHVKWMKYRVEETKPIRMRDPLFAELFRHTDKIEMVVEKTEKGVRVTETSGDEHVVTLIKAHAKVVSAFVAQGFDEAMKNHPVPSTESSQVPQYVNPAIANYGKVVRLPNATQQPRDGSKLVVDVTGGGDSDKLNPAIEKVARFVNIYQGAGEKPVKVDIAVVLHGEATLTVLNADAYSQRFKTHGNPNLDCLHALHEAGVEFFVCGQTLIGKGASPEEVVVFSDVAVSALTSLVNLQADGYSYVPLGK, encoded by the coding sequence ATGCACACACGAACGATGTTTACCGCAAGCTCAATTTTGCTGATCACTGCCACATTGTTTGCGGGAATCGCTCAAGCGCAGCCCGGTCAGGGACGCGGTCCAGGGCAGGGCAGGGGATTCGGTCAGGGTAGGGGGCCTGGAGGTGGACCGGGTCGACACGGCCAGGACGATCGCCACGCCGCAGATCACGAAATCCTTCAGTTTCTCTTAAAAAATCACAAGCAGATTCAACGAGACGTCAAAGAGCTCCCGAACGGCGTCGAGACACTCACGGAATCCGCAGATGCAACGCTCGCGGCCAAAATCCAAGAGCACGTGAAGTGGATGAAATATCGGGTTGAAGAAACCAAACCCATTCGGATGCGCGATCCGTTGTTCGCGGAGCTATTCCGTCACACCGACAAGATAGAGATGGTCGTCGAAAAAACGGAGAAGGGCGTGCGGGTCACGGAGACGTCCGGCGACGAGCACGTAGTGACACTCATCAAGGCTCACGCGAAGGTAGTGTCTGCCTTCGTCGCTCAGGGTTTCGACGAGGCGATGAAGAATCATCCGGTTCCCTCGACAGAGAGCAGCCAAGTTCCACAATATGTGAACCCAGCAATCGCCAACTACGGAAAAGTAGTTCGCCTCCCCAACGCCACTCAGCAGCCGAGAGATGGCAGCAAGTTGGTGGTCGATGTGACTGGAGGTGGCGACTCGGACAAGCTGAATCCTGCGATTGAAAAGGTGGCCCGCTTCGTCAACATCTATCAAGGTGCAGGTGAGAAGCCTGTGAAAGTCGACATTGCAGTTGTACTGCATGGCGAGGCCACGCTGACGGTCCTGAACGCGGATGCCTATTCCCAGCGATTCAAGACACATGGAAATCCCAATCTCGATTGCCTGCATGCACTCCATGAAGCGGGTGTTGAGTTTTTCGTATGCGGTCAGACGCTGATCGGAAAAGGGGCATCCCCTGAAGAGGTCGTGGTATTTTCCGATGTAGCCGTCTCGGCACTTACGTCGCTCGTCAACCTTCAAGCCGACGGCTACTCCTATGTTCCGCTCGGGAAATAG
- a CDS encoding cytochrome-c peroxidase — protein sequence MNIGPTPQLALVALAFATILIPSVSAQPPIDNSATAGEWQALPVKAESPAANPTTAEKVELGKKLFFDPRLSLTGTVSCNSCHNLMEGGDDGRPSSMGVHGSIGPRNAPTVWNSVFQASQFWDGRSPSLEDQAKGPIVAAPEMGMPAHENAIKRIAAIPGYQTEFRDVFDSENSVTIDNVVKAIAAFERTLVTPNSAFDRFVQGDRSALTDKQIRGMQLFSDIGCTECHSGPAFNGWDVGSTTQTFEEFPRNAESQLVGQYGLDRDLGRFAATNRKSDKHYFKVPTLRNISLTSPYFHNGAVAKLSDAVRVMSETQLDTELSNEEVESIVDFFSALDGEFPSIALPRIPSRPGESVLEDQEPAAVGE from the coding sequence ATGAACATTGGTCCTACCCCACAGCTGGCGTTAGTTGCTCTGGCGTTTGCAACGATTCTGATACCCTCAGTCAGCGCCCAACCTCCAATAGACAATTCTGCGACCGCTGGTGAATGGCAGGCACTTCCAGTGAAGGCCGAGTCCCCGGCGGCAAACCCCACGACTGCCGAGAAAGTCGAATTGGGTAAGAAGTTGTTTTTCGATCCACGCCTTTCGTTGACAGGCACCGTCTCCTGCAACAGTTGCCACAACCTCATGGAAGGCGGCGACGATGGTCGGCCAAGCTCGATGGGCGTTCATGGTAGTATCGGACCGCGAAATGCGCCGACCGTCTGGAACTCCGTCTTTCAAGCATCCCAGTTTTGGGATGGGCGTTCGCCAAGTCTTGAAGACCAAGCCAAAGGACCGATCGTCGCAGCCCCGGAAATGGGAATGCCGGCTCACGAAAATGCCATCAAACGCATTGCTGCGATCCCAGGCTATCAAACCGAGTTCCGCGATGTCTTCGATTCGGAAAACTCAGTTACGATCGATAACGTTGTCAAGGCAATCGCCGCATTTGAGCGGACATTGGTCACTCCCAACAGCGCCTTTGACCGCTTTGTACAAGGCGATAGATCGGCATTGACCGACAAGCAAATTCGTGGCATGCAGTTGTTCAGCGATATTGGCTGCACGGAATGTCACTCAGGTCCCGCATTCAACGGCTGGGACGTGGGATCCACAACGCAGACCTTTGAAGAGTTTCCTCGCAATGCAGAAAGCCAGCTGGTTGGGCAATACGGACTCGACAGGGACCTGGGGCGGTTTGCAGCGACCAACAGAAAGTCTGACAAGCATTATTTCAAAGTTCCTACCCTACGAAACATCTCACTCACCTCTCCCTACTTTCACAATGGTGCCGTCGCCAAGCTCTCCGACGCTGTCCGAGTGATGAGCGAAACGCAGCTCGACACCGAACTCTCCAACGAAGAGGTAGAGAGCATCGTCGACTTTTTCAGCGCACTCGACGGCGAGTTCCCGAGCATTGCGCTGCCGCGTATTCCGTCGCGACCTGGAGAGTCAGTCCTCGAAGATCAAGAGCCGGCAGCGGTCGGAGAATAG
- a CDS encoding DsrE family protein, whose amino-acid sequence MRTQAPILALMVILLSGVSIAVAQDKSPQPDGENLKQQTAVIHLSHFSDDLHRAFMALKIASMMQEGGVETSLFLDIEGARLSDSRQSLDVHWGPSPTKLGDLFDAFVKSGGKVAVCPHCAKAAGIAATHVRPGARIATEDELAALLIGADKIMDY is encoded by the coding sequence ATGCGTACCCAAGCGCCCATTTTAGCCCTGATGGTGATACTACTCTCTGGAGTCAGTATCGCGGTCGCTCAAGACAAAAGTCCCCAGCCCGACGGCGAAAATCTGAAACAGCAAACCGCCGTGATTCACCTATCGCATTTCAGCGACGATCTTCACCGCGCTTTTATGGCGTTGAAGATCGCCTCGATGATGCAGGAGGGCGGTGTCGAAACGTCGCTCTTTCTGGACATTGAGGGAGCAAGGCTCAGTGATTCCCGGCAGTCGCTGGATGTGCATTGGGGGCCGTCGCCCACGAAACTCGGCGATCTGTTTGACGCCTTCGTCAAAAGCGGCGGAAAAGTTGCCGTCTGCCCCCATTGTGCCAAGGCCGCCGGTATCGCAGCCACCCATGTTCGTCCCGGTGCCCGCATTGCGACTGAAGATGAACTGGCTGCATTGTTGATTGGCGCTGATAAAATCATGGACTATTAA
- a CDS encoding bacterioferritin, producing MSKARSIENLQKALAMELTAMHQYQLHSGVLDDWGLSLLAAKMREEMAEELGHSNEYMNRILFLKGTPHLTLAKAPVRAESLKAMFQSDLADEQEAIEFYTKASIQASEDGDIGTRTLFERIALDEEQHMSWLELQLDLLQRMGEPAFIAKHMPPPSTGE from the coding sequence ATGAGTAAGGCCCGATCAATCGAAAACCTGCAGAAAGCCCTGGCGATGGAGCTTACCGCAATGCACCAATATCAACTGCATTCGGGAGTTCTCGATGACTGGGGACTAAGCCTGCTGGCCGCGAAAATGCGAGAAGAAATGGCGGAGGAGTTGGGGCACTCCAATGAGTACATGAATCGGATTCTGTTTCTAAAGGGAACGCCCCACCTAACATTGGCCAAGGCGCCGGTTCGCGCCGAGTCACTCAAGGCCATGTTCCAGTCCGACCTTGCGGATGAGCAAGAGGCAATCGAGTTCTATACGAAGGCGTCCATCCAAGCGTCCGAGGACGGCGACATTGGCACCCGCACACTCTTCGAACGGATCGCGCTCGACGAGGAGCAACACATGAGCTGGCTGGAACTGCAACTCGATCTACTCCAACGAATGGGCGAACCAGCCTTTATCGCCAAGCACATGCCGCCCCCATCGACCGGTGAGTGA
- a CDS encoding efflux RND transporter periplasmic adaptor subunit, which translates to MYEKWSAIRPWLMRLLKLAIVASVAVGVIYWLKFAPVPVISHTVEHGTIIAEVMGTGTLEARIETTISPKISGRVVEVLVDQGSRVAKGDLLVRLDDEELQQQVAIARANVDAVSAAIARLNTDKERAAAVYNQAKKSHDRVQLLVLQNATSQDDADKAVESLAVAEAGVSRAEAAITEGRQELIAAQKALEYQGARLKDAKLHAPFDGLVVKRGRENGDVVVPGSLILSLISTEELWISAWVDETEMARLKTEQPARVVFRSEPEKAYPGKVVRLGREADRETREFIVDVRVLELPENWAVGQRAEAFIQITQRDNALLLPARLIFKQNDSMGVFVSVAGVAQWRPITVGVRNGDTVEVLEGLTEGETVVTPKTPGNLLSDGRRVVAL; encoded by the coding sequence ATGTATGAAAAGTGGAGTGCGATCCGACCTTGGCTGATGCGGCTTCTTAAATTGGCGATTGTCGCTTCCGTAGCTGTAGGTGTTATCTATTGGCTGAAGTTCGCACCGGTACCTGTCATTTCTCATACCGTCGAGCATGGAACAATCATCGCTGAAGTGATGGGAACCGGAACGCTGGAAGCTCGAATCGAGACAACCATCAGCCCAAAGATTTCAGGCCGCGTTGTCGAAGTCTTGGTCGATCAGGGAAGTCGAGTCGCGAAGGGCGATTTGCTGGTCCGGCTCGACGATGAAGAACTGCAACAACAGGTAGCAATCGCTCGAGCCAATGTTGACGCGGTGTCAGCTGCCATCGCCCGACTGAATACCGATAAAGAGCGTGCGGCTGCGGTTTACAATCAGGCGAAGAAGAGTCACGACCGGGTTCAGTTACTAGTGCTTCAAAACGCCACAAGCCAAGATGACGCTGACAAGGCGGTAGAATCGCTGGCGGTCGCAGAGGCGGGGGTATCGCGAGCCGAAGCTGCGATTACCGAAGGACGGCAGGAACTCATCGCAGCCCAAAAGGCTCTGGAGTATCAAGGCGCACGATTGAAGGACGCAAAGCTCCACGCGCCTTTTGATGGTCTAGTCGTCAAACGCGGTCGAGAGAATGGCGACGTTGTCGTCCCCGGCAGCTTGATCCTGAGCCTGATTTCTACCGAAGAATTATGGATCAGTGCTTGGGTTGACGAAACCGAGATGGCACGCCTGAAGACCGAGCAACCGGCAAGGGTTGTGTTCCGCTCGGAGCCCGAAAAAGCCTATCCCGGCAAAGTCGTCCGATTGGGACGCGAGGCGGATCGCGAAACTCGTGAGTTCATTGTCGATGTTCGCGTGCTAGAACTCCCCGAGAACTGGGCTGTTGGACAACGGGCGGAAGCCTTCATCCAAATCACTCAGAGAGATAATGCCTTGCTTCTGCCTGCCAGGCTGATTTTCAAACAAAACGATTCCATGGGCGTATTTGTCAGCGTCGCGGGAGTTGCTCAATGGCGTCCGATTACCGTTGGCGTCCGAAATGGCGATACGGTGGAAGTCTTGGAGGGACTAACGGAAGGAGAGACGGTTGTCACGCCCAAGACTCCGGGAAACCTGCTCTCCGACGGACGAAGGGTGGTAGCGCTATGA
- a CDS encoding ABC transporter permease yields MSLATKDIRHNLGRFALTAVGIGMLLMVVMGMGGIYRGVVEDATLLIDRVGADLWIVQRDTRGPFAELSRVPSNLVYRAAAVPGVQSSREFVYHTIQRQRNGKPLRIAVLGLSWPNDKGEWLPLTAGRPLGKSHYEMIADKTLGMPIGEQLKLGKETYTVVGTTSNMISSGGDGIAFFTVADAQAIQFDTPGEAVRLERAARESRGERFEQAVQQPMMLENAARPSVQLPAIARPQISAVMLTLSPGADSNAVARTISGWGDVSVYTADGQRELLLKGSVEKVKRQIGLFRVLLTVIAAIIMALILYTLTLDKIHSIALLKLIGAPNTVILGLILQQALILGVVGFGIAYFVGLQLFPMFPRRVILDESDLMQLAGIVLAISVLSSFLGIWKAMKVSPNEALS; encoded by the coding sequence ATGAGCCTCGCCACCAAAGATATTCGGCATAATCTCGGCCGTTTCGCGCTCACGGCCGTTGGTATCGGCATGTTGTTGATGGTCGTGATGGGAATGGGTGGCATCTACCGTGGCGTGGTCGAAGATGCAACTTTGCTGATTGACCGAGTGGGGGCGGACCTGTGGATCGTTCAGCGTGACACCCGCGGGCCGTTTGCCGAATTGTCTCGCGTCCCCTCCAACTTAGTGTATCGAGCCGCAGCCGTTCCTGGCGTGCAATCGTCGCGAGAATTTGTGTACCACACGATCCAACGACAGCGAAATGGAAAACCGCTCAGAATTGCAGTCCTGGGGCTGAGTTGGCCTAACGATAAAGGCGAATGGCTGCCGCTGACCGCCGGGCGACCACTCGGAAAATCCCATTACGAAATGATTGCCGACAAGACACTCGGAATGCCAATCGGAGAACAGCTCAAACTCGGCAAAGAGACCTACACGGTCGTGGGCACCACTAGTAATATGATTAGCTCCGGCGGTGATGGAATCGCCTTTTTCACGGTAGCCGATGCACAAGCCATCCAGTTCGATACACCGGGCGAAGCGGTACGACTGGAGCGCGCAGCCAGGGAGTCGCGCGGTGAAAGATTCGAGCAAGCAGTCCAACAACCGATGATGCTGGAGAATGCCGCGAGGCCGTCGGTACAGCTCCCCGCCATTGCTCGACCACAAATCAGTGCAGTGATGCTTACCCTATCGCCAGGAGCCGACTCCAATGCAGTTGCCAGGACCATTTCTGGCTGGGGTGACGTGTCAGTCTACACCGCTGACGGACAGCGAGAATTATTGCTCAAGGGTAGTGTGGAAAAGGTTAAGCGACAGATCGGACTGTTTCGCGTTCTACTAACCGTCATTGCCGCCATTATCATGGCGCTGATTTTATACACCTTAACCCTCGACAAAATCCATTCCATTGCCCTACTGAAATTGATCGGCGCGCCCAACACGGTGATCCTGGGCCTGATCTTGCAACAGGCACTCATTCTTGGCGTTGTCGGCTTTGGCATCGCCTATTTCGTCGGACTCCAGTTGTTCCCCATGTTCCCGCGTCGTGTGATTCTTGACGAATCCGACTTGATGCAACTGGCAGGCATCGTATTGGCAATCTCAGTGCTTTCAAGCTTTCTGGGTATCTGGAAAGCAATGAAGGTTTCTCCGAATGAGGCTCTTTCGTGA
- a CDS encoding ABC transporter ATP-binding protein: MTTDTTTYAIEADGLTKIYGSGNTEVVAMRDATMHVKQGEVVALLGPSGSGKSTFLTAVGLINPPTSGRIVIGGRLVQEGETPHANLRSFRRQHIGFIFQKSNLIPFLSAVENIQIAMELNGESKRAARHRAIELMEYLGVADRADNLPSMLSGGQQQRIAVARAIANRPSVILADEPTAALDGHRGRQVMELFGKVAHEQGAGVIVVTHDHRALDVFDTIYEMEDGLMHQQPHQQQQTTHHNPIAGETT, from the coding sequence GTGACCACGGACACTACAACGTATGCCATCGAAGCGGATGGCCTGACGAAGATTTACGGTAGCGGCAATACCGAGGTGGTAGCCATGCGGGATGCCACCATGCACGTCAAGCAAGGCGAAGTCGTGGCGCTACTCGGCCCCAGTGGCTCCGGTAAATCGACCTTTCTAACCGCGGTCGGCCTCATCAACCCACCAACCAGTGGACGAATTGTAATCGGCGGTAGACTGGTGCAGGAAGGGGAAACGCCTCACGCCAACTTGCGTTCGTTTCGTCGCCAACATATTGGCTTCATCTTTCAGAAATCGAATCTAATTCCATTCCTATCGGCAGTAGAAAATATTCAAATCGCGATGGAATTGAACGGTGAATCCAAACGCGCGGCGCGCCATCGCGCCATCGAGTTGATGGAATATCTAGGCGTTGCCGATCGAGCCGACAACCTTCCGTCAATGCTTTCAGGCGGACAGCAGCAACGCATCGCCGTTGCACGAGCCATTGCCAATCGGCCGAGCGTCATCCTCGCTGATGAACCTACCGCGGCGCTCGATGGTCATCGAGGTCGGCAAGTCATGGAGCTGTTTGGCAAGGTAGCGCATGAACAAGGCGCAGGCGTTATCGTGGTGACGCACGATCATCGCGCTCTCGATGTCTTCGATACGATCTACGAAATGGAAGATGGGCTCATGCACCAACAACCACATCAGCAGCAACAAACCACACACCACAATCCTATCGCAGGAGAAACCACATGA
- a CDS encoding YeeE/YedE family protein: MNWIMHPWPWWLSGILIGLTVPLLYILAGKAFGISTSLQEAGALCAPNSKLEYLSQFDRKGNLWTIVFAVGIGIGAFLATQFASNTPMAFLPNSFHSVSGAVKLVVGGFLIGFGTRYAGGCTSGHSITGISNLNWPSLVATIFFFVGGLSVTWGLGHLIFQASGQ, encoded by the coding sequence ATGAATTGGATCATGCATCCGTGGCCCTGGTGGCTGTCGGGAATCCTAATAGGTTTGACCGTTCCACTGCTCTACATTCTCGCCGGAAAAGCGTTCGGAATTTCGACGAGTCTGCAAGAAGCCGGTGCACTGTGTGCGCCGAACAGCAAGCTGGAATACCTCAGCCAGTTTGATCGGAAAGGGAACCTGTGGACAATCGTGTTTGCGGTCGGCATCGGTATTGGAGCATTCCTGGCAACGCAATTCGCCTCCAATACTCCAATGGCCTTCCTTCCCAACTCGTTTCACAGCGTTTCCGGTGCCGTAAAATTAGTCGTAGGGGGCTTTCTCATCGGTTTCGGAACCCGCTATGCGGGCGGATGTACATCGGGGCATTCCATCACGGGTATCTCCAACCTTAACTGGCCAAGTCTCGTCGCCACAATCTTCTTTTTTGTGGGCGGGCTGTCCGTCACTTGGGGCCTCGGACATTTGATTTTCCAAGCAAGCGGACAATGA
- a CDS encoding DUF6691 family protein: protein MNHETKPDQSTPAKQSTKTSALTYINVLLVGAYLGFLFVKSEVARWDRIHDMFLFREAYMYLIIGTAIVVAMLSMFIIKRLGITTLEGQPIQYKPKPFHSGVVIGGMLFGAGWAITGACPGPIYAQIGAGEWMALCTLVGAMLGMFSYAGLKSKLPH from the coding sequence ATGAATCATGAAACGAAACCGGATCAATCGACTCCCGCGAAACAATCGACCAAGACGTCCGCACTCACTTACATCAATGTACTATTGGTCGGAGCGTATCTTGGTTTCTTGTTCGTCAAATCAGAGGTTGCGAGGTGGGATCGCATTCACGACATGTTTCTTTTTCGCGAAGCCTACATGTACCTGATTATTGGCACTGCGATCGTGGTGGCAATGCTTTCGATGTTCATCATCAAACGGCTAGGCATTACGACTCTTGAAGGGCAGCCAATCCAATACAAACCCAAGCCATTCCACAGCGGCGTTGTAATTGGAGGAATGCTCTTTGGAGCTGGTTGGGCGATCACAGGAGCTTGCCCCGGTCCGATCTACGCTCAAATTGGAGCGGGTGAGTGGATGGCACTCTGCACCTTAGTGGGAGCCATGCTCGGGATGTTCAGCTACGCAGGCTTGAAATCCAAGCTTCCTCATTAA